DNA from Sulfurimonas xiamenensis:
TCAGAGTGCCGAGACTATGAAGAAAACGGTCGATTATCTCAATCCATACCTGCCAAAAATTGACAAAAAAGTAGACACGACGCTAATCCTAGGAACGGTTAAAGGCGATGTTCACGATGTAGGTAAAAATCTTGTCGATATCATCCTCTCAAACAACGGTTATAAAGTCATAAACTTAGGGATAAAAGTAGAACTTGACGATTTTGTTAAAACCCTTAAAGAGTCAAATGCCGATGCTATCGGGATGAGCGGTCTTTTGGTCAAATCGACACAGGTGATGAAAGAGAATCTTGAAGCGCTCCAGAGAGAAGGGATAAAGATCCCTGTCCTGCTTGGCGGTGCCGCACTTACCCGCTCTTTCATAGATGATTTTTGCCGCCCTTTCTATGACGGTCCAATCTTTTACTGCAAAGATGCGTTTGACGGCGTAACCTCCATGAGCCGCATCGAGGCTGGAAATTTTGATACCGACCTGCACGGCAAAGAGAGCGAAGAGAAGGTCGTAAAGGTCAAAGAGGAGATAGTTATTCCCCCGTTTGAGAAGCTGAAGATGCCTTCTCGAGATGTTGAAGTGCCTACTCCGCCGTTTTGGGGCAGAAGAGAGCTAAAACTTGCTCCTCATCAAATTGAAATGGCATTTGAGTGGATCAACCATAAGCTTCTTTTTAAATCTCGCTGGGGTTACAGCTCAAAAGGAATGACAAAAGAGGCATACCAAAAACAGCTTAATGAGATTGTTTGGCCAGCATATGAGAAACTTAAAAAAAGATTTATTGAAGAGAAGCTTTTTGAACCAACCATTCTTTACGGATACTGGCCATGCAGAAGCGATGACAACACCCTTTTAATTTTTGACTCAAGCGAAGGATATAACTCAGAAGATGAGATAAATCATGAACCGTTAGATAAAGTAATAGGCAGAGCGATAGAGGAGTTCACTTTTCCTAGACAATCCAAAGAACCTCATCGTGCGCTAAGTGATTTTTTTCACAGAGACAGACATGATGTTGTAGCATTTACATGTGTAAGCGCGGGATCAAAACTAAGCGAAATCGAACGAGAAATTTATGATAAAGGAAGCTATACAGAATATTATCAGTTTCATGGACTTGGAGTTGAGCTTGCAGAAGCATTGGCAGAGATAGCTCATAAACAAATACGGCTAGATTTAAATATATCTAAAGGTGAGGGAAACAAACTAAGCGATGTGCAGATGAACAGATACCAGGGTTCTAGATACTCATTTGGATATGCTGCATGTCCTGACCTTGAACTAAACCGCCCTCTTTTCAATCTTTTAAAACCTGAAGAGTTCGGAATCGAGCTGAGTGAAACATTTCAAATCCACCCCGAGCAGTCAACATCTGCTTTAGTGGTATATCATCCAAATGCAACATATTATAATGTATAATTTTTTGTTATTTTACTTAAAAAACAATATTAATTGATAAAGTTAATAGCCTCTTAGAGCTATTTAATACTATAATATTTCAAATACAAGAAAAGGATGAAAAGATGAAAAAATTGCAATTACTAATTGTATTATTACTGCTTGGTGCGAGCACACTATTTGGAGGTGTTTATAGTATTGACGCTTCTCATACAAATGTAGGTTTTTCGGTAAAGCATATGATGATAAGCACTGTAAATGGAGAATTTCAAAAGTTTGATGGTAACTTTGAGCTTGATGAAAAAAACAATCTTGTTGCATTAAAAGGTGAGATGGATGTTAACTCTATTAATACAAATATTGCAAAAAGAGATGCACATCTTAAATCAGCTGAGATTTTTAATGCAGAGCAATTTCCAAAAGTAACTTTTATTCTAGATAAAGTAAAAGGCGATAAAGCCTATGGAAAACTTACTATAAAAAATACAACGAAAGATGTTGTTCTTGACTATGATTTTGGAGGAACTATCACAGATCCATGGGGCAAACAAAGAGCAGGATTAAGCCTTAGCGGAGAGATTGACAGAAGAGATTATGATATTACATGGAATCAAGCATTAGAAGCAGGTGGCGTTGTTGTAAGCGAAATTGTAAAATTAAATGTAGAGATACAGGGTATTTTAAAATCTGAAGATGAATTTTAAATTCACCCAATAAGGATAGAGAAATTTCAACTCTCTCTATCCTCTTTTTCTGTAACTTAACGCCTCCAAAATATGGTTTTTATCTATTATATCGCTTCCCTCTAAATCAGCAATAGTAAGTGAAACTTTCTGAATCTTTTTAATACTCCTAAAAGAGAGAGCAAAACGCGTAACAGCTATATCTAAAATCTCTTTTGCCTCAGCATTTAAAATACAATATTTCTCTATTTGAGCATCACTTAATTTTGCATTAAAATGTTCCTGTCCTCTCAGTTTTACTCGTTTATGAACTTCAATAACTTGTTTATGCATCTCTTTTGAACTTATACTCGCCCTGTCATTTACATTAGAGTGCTGCATAACAACACATATATCTATTCTATCCAAAAATGGATCTGAGAGCCTGTTTTTATATCTCTGTATCTCTAATTCACTGCACCTGCACTCTTTTTGATTATTTAAAAGATTACCGCATGGACACGGGTTCATAGCGCTTACAAATAAAAAATCGCTTGGATACTCTACTTTTGCATTTACTCTCGATACTCTTATTTTATTATCCTGCAAAGGCTCACGAAGTGCCTCCAAGACGCTCTTTTGAAAGTGAGGCAGCTCATCAAAAAAAAGCAAACCTCTATGTGCCAGCCCCACTTCACCAATTTTAGCCCTGCTGCTTCCGCCGCCAAATATACTTGCAGTTGTAGATGAGTGATGAGGAGCTCTATAGCTTCTAAGCGGTTTAAAATTAGGTTCTTTTGCTTCAAGCGCATCAAGTTTTGCGATATCTAAAATTTCATCACTGCTAAGTGGAGGCAAAATATAGCGAAGCCTTTGTGCGATCATGCTTTTTCCACAACCCGGACTACCTTCTAAAAGCAAGTTATGAAATCCGGCAGCACTTATCAATGCTGCTCTTTTGGCAACCTCTTGACCCTTTACATCTAAAAAATCTTCAATATAGTTATCATAAAAATAGTACTCTTTATCATTTATTGTATAACTTGGATACTCTATTTTTTTATAAATAATATTTGGCACTGCATTGTTTGGATTTTTTAAAAGTTCTATAGCTTCATTGAGTGTTTTTACTCCATAAAACTCAATTTTTGGTATGTTAGAAAGCTTCTCCAAACTCTCATAAGGAACAACCGCTTTTTTTATAATTTTTTGATTTGCAAGTGAGAGCAGAAGAGGATAAAGCTGTATATTTTCCTTGACAACGCCATCAAGACCGAGTTCTCCAAAAACAAACCACTCACTAAAATCATCCTCAATATAATCAAGTGCGATTAATAGTGCGATACTTAGATCAAACTGGCTTCCCTCTTTCTTAACATCACTTGGAGCAAGGTTTATTGTAATGCGCTTTGGAGGAAATGTAAATTCATTGCTAAGAAGTGCAGATTTAACACGCTCCTTTGCTTCATTTATAGAAGCACTAGCCATCCCAACTACACTAAAAGATGGCAAACCTTTTGTAAGAGTAGATTCAACATGCACAACTTTTGCTTCAATGCC
Protein-coding regions in this window:
- a CDS encoding YifB family Mg chelatase-like AAA ATPase, whose protein sequence is MMKMVSCATYEGIEAKVVHVESTLTKGLPSFSVVGMASASINEAKERVKSALLSNEFTFPPKRITINLAPSDVKKEGSQFDLSIALLIALDYIEDDFSEWFVFGELGLDGVVKENIQLYPLLLSLANQKIIKKAVVPYESLEKLSNIPKIEFYGVKTLNEAIELLKNPNNAVPNIIYKKIEYPSYTINDKEYYFYDNYIEDFLDVKGQEVAKRAALISAAGFHNLLLEGSPGCGKSMIAQRLRYILPPLSSDEILDIAKLDALEAKEPNFKPLRSYRAPHHSSTTASIFGGGSSRAKIGEVGLAHRGLLFFDELPHFQKSVLEALREPLQDNKIRVSRVNAKVEYPSDFLFVSAMNPCPCGNLLNNQKECRCSELEIQRYKNRLSDPFLDRIDICVVMQHSNVNDRASISSKEMHKQVIEVHKRVKLRGQEHFNAKLSDAQIEKYCILNAEAKEILDIAVTRFALSFRSIKKIQKVSLTIADLEGSDIIDKNHILEALSYRKRG
- a CDS encoding YceI family protein, producing the protein MKKLQLLIVLLLLGASTLFGGVYSIDASHTNVGFSVKHMMISTVNGEFQKFDGNFELDEKNNLVALKGEMDVNSINTNIAKRDAHLKSAEIFNAEQFPKVTFILDKVKGDKAYGKLTIKNTTKDVVLDYDFGGTITDPWGKQRAGLSLSGEIDRRDYDITWNQALEAGGVVVSEIVKLNVEIQGILKSEDEF